GAGTTACAGCAATCATCCACTCAGAGGCTCAGTGGTGACAAAGTCCATCCTCCAGAATTCCCACCTCCAGATTTACTTTTCTGTGGCCTTCAGCTCCCACAGTCAGGAGCTTTCAGTCCAGGAGCTAGGTGGGTGGACAAAACAAGGAGTAAATCCTATTAAACACAATCCCTTCACCTCCAGAGAATCAGTCGGGATAATCCCGGCTACTTCAGCTGCTTTGGCATCCAGAAATTTCAGGAAGAGAAAAGGTTCCTCTAAATTTGTAGACAATTCTAGGAAACCACTCTCTCTTGACCTTTTGGACTGCTGTGGTGAAAACTGGGGGAAAAGCTGGGAGTAAGGGTCTGTAAAAGATCAGGATAAAGTTCATTCTCCCTCCTGAGCTGTGTCCATCCTGGCTCCCCACACCCTCACTGGACTTATCTCAGCCCTCCACTCGTTCCTTCCCCTCCAGATGGTCTCTCCACCAAGATTTTGCTTTCTCGTGTCCAGCAAAACTGCTTGAGATACAAATTGCTCCTTCTACTTCCTCGTTCTCCTGCCAATATGACAGGTGGTAAAACAATAACAGCTTTGGCCTGGATCTCAACTTCATTGGAGTTGTTTAAAAGCACCTGAGGTCCAGCAGGGAAGAACTTTGCAGGGTAGGGAGGACTTGCTCCTGGAGGAATTGCACCTGGGATTGGGATGCAGCACAGCCACCACAGCCCTACCAgtgcctgccctgagcagctggacttctcttccttctttttgGTTTAAAAACTTGTTCTTCTCCTTCTTCGTGTAATTTTACCTCCCCTTTTGAGGTTTTGTTTGGTGAGAGAAAATTACCAGCAGGTTCTGCTGTTGATTTGGTCTTTTGACAGCTGTCatctccaggcacagctcagtgGGGTGTGAGTGTCCTCTCATCCCTGCCCACCACTGTGGTGTCACCTCCTTAATTTCCTCCATTTCCCTTcatgaaacaaaatatttaaaaccagTCGCCAGATCCAGAGCTCACAGCACAAAACTTGTTGTGAAGTTGATGTGAAATCTTTTGTcctcctggaaaactgaaatcCAGGCGCTCTGAAATGCCTCAAAAATCCACATGTGCAACCAAAACCCAGCAGAGTTCCAGGGCAATGCTTCAGAGAAAGCAAAGATCTCATTTAACCatcaaacacaacaaaaaaaactccGACACCCTTCAATTGTTTGGACCAGCTCTGGTTTCTcccaggacacagctgagctAGGGATGCTGccagcttttccttttctctcttttttcttttttttttttttttctgtgtgttttccaggaatgggagcttgcagctggggctgtgacccAAGAAGCTCTGAGCTGTTTGTGTGAGTCCCTGGCTggctgccctccttcttcttcttctctgtgACACCCCCAGGCTTCCCACAGAGCTTTTCTGTGtcccctcagctgcagctcctgcgggaggggagggagcagagagcGTGGAGGGCAGAACCAAACAAAGCTCAACACAATCGATGGTTTCTCTGCCAGGAACGTGGCTCTGCAGAAAGCCTCTCACAAGCTCTGAATGACAGGGGTTGGTGACAGCTGTGTGAGGTTGTTTTGGCCCTGgggagaaagaggggaatgGATCTGGGGATGTCTTTTCCAGCTGGATGAGGTCCATGGGGAGGCAGTGTGAGAGCAAGTCCCAGCTCAGCGGGCTGCCCCcattccttcccttctccctcccacctTCCCACTGCTTTTCCTCTCTCAACCACATATTtccctctctgcctttccccttttttctcttaTGAGAGAAGCTCATTtcaaaatgggaatgggaggaaAGACCCTGAGGAGCCAGAAATTTTTCCCCACTGAGGCTGGAGAAAAGTCCACAACACTGCCACAAATCAGCTTTACTTCCACCTGCTCGTTTATAAACAGATGTTTGATAACCCAGACTCACTGTGAACAAATTCACCGATCATCCCCTGTGCTGACACAACTGTGGAGCCATTGCAGGTTGGGATGTTATTCCTCACAGAGCTTTGAAAGTGAGAGACAAAACTATGCCTTCAAGGATCTCCTCGGAGCAATAATGATTTGAAGCTTGAACATGTCAAAAAGGCCATTTTCTATATGTTTTCTTAGGTGAGTTGGATGTCTGGGGACACTCTGGATTCAGGCAGGCTCAGGAAATCAATGGAAGTTCAGCACCTGACTTATCCAGGCTCTCTCAAAAATCCCAGGGGAAGCTCAACCACAAAACACGAATCTTTGAGAGTGGAAAATTATCCTAGAACAACACTTTTATTTCAGCCATCACGGGGAACTCTTCCAAACCCATCACAATCTGTATGTAAAGATGTAAGTGACGCTGgccaggacacccagggacatCATTCCATGGCTGCTTTGCCTGCTGCTGACTCCATTCACGTTGCACAGGGGTTTCTCACAGCAGGAAACATTCTGGGAGCTTTGGATTTGTTGCTGACCTGTTTCTGGACACGTTGGAGAGCACATCTTGGAGATGACATATTTAGGCTTGTTGGGCTCTAGTGCAGGAAGAAAAGtgagggaaagaagagaaaaagggggatgaaaaataattgtttaaatatttttgtggcTAAATCTGTGTTGGTGAGTAAAGGAAGGCCAGGCACTAATCCTCAAGTCAAATTTCATGGAattaatcatagaatcatggattggcttgggttggaagggaccttaaaaatcatccatGGGCAGACGTGAGAAGTGGATTTGTGATGAATTGGATACTTGTATACTTCACTGTGTACAACAAATGATAAATAAGACCATCAAAAAAGTTTTtacactcaaaaaaaaaaagagggagagatGTGAGAAATGGATTTGTAATGAATTCTCACAACCTGACTGAAAGTTCACAGAGTCTTGTGCATCTGTATGCAAACACTGAGATAAAGTGTGCTGACTTAGGAAGGCCATGGAACAGAGATGACATTGTTGAGGGAGAGACTGAGTTGGAAACAAGTTTCAACAAGTTTCAAACTATGGccttgcaaaaaaaccccacgtATTTTAGAGAATTAGAATTGTGAAAGATGCACTGTAGCAGGCCCATGTGGGGTAAAAATATAGGTGATTGTTGTTAGAAGTATTAGCAGCACTGTGTGGCAAAGGCTAATAGGCTGAAATGGGTTGGCTTTTGATAGTATGGTGTTGAGTTTTACATCTCTTATATCTCACCCTTCATTGAGACTGATAATGgaataaaatcttttaaaatgccACTCAGTTGCCCAGTTTCTATAAAAGCTAGGAAAAATCcaacaggcagggacaccttccaccagaccaggtagagagagagactgaaCTAGAAACAAGTTTCAAACTATGGCCTTGCAAAAAGCCCACGTATTTTAGAGAATTAGAACTGTGAAAGATGCACTGTAGCAGGACTATGTGTGGTAAAAATATCGGTGATTGGTGTTGGAAGTATTAGCAGCACTGTGTGGCAAAAGCtaataggcaaaaaaaaaacatttataaaatattgtaaCCAGGAAATGGGTTGACTTTTGATAGAATGGTGCTGAGTTTTACATCTCTTATATCTCACCCTTCATCGAGACTGATAATGgaataaaatcttttaaaatgccTCTGAGTTGCCCAGTTTCTATAAAAGCTAGGAAAAAGCCAacaggcaggggcagctcccaccAGACCAGGTAGCTCAGaggcccatccagcctggccttggacacttccagggatggggcagtcaCAGTGCCATAGAATCCTGGAACTgataaggttggaaaaggcctttaagatcatcaagtccaaccaggACTTCTCTGGGCTCCACGTTTTTAGGTTTTGTCAGTCCTAACGTGGAATTAGCACCTGTGGctctcagctccagctgcctgaAGTGATGCTCAGGCTGGGCCATTCCCACCAGGATGATTTTTCCTACAACATAAATTCAATGTTCTGCACGACCTGAGATTTGGGATAAGAGCACATGGAGGTCTTTGagggcacagagcccccagGCCAGGCCTGAAGGATTGTGCTTGGCACAGGGAGTCAGCCACAGTGAGTGTTTGGCCAAGACACTTCTCAAAACAGTTCTGGGAGTGAAACACACCCAGCTCCAGGTGTGAATCCACTCCCttgtgctgctccctgtgtcCTCATCCTTTCCCCAGTTCCCAGCAGGAATATCAAGTGGGTCTGGACACTTCAGCAACCACAAGGTCAGTGTCCCCTAAAAGTTGGTCATCAAGGCCTGTCGTTCCCCTACTGGGATGAAATCCCATTCCTGGGACTGCTCTCCTACGAAACAAACAAGGTGTTGTTCCCAAACCTAGTGTCATAGAATCCTGGAActgttaaggttggaaaaggcctttaagatcatcaagtccaaccaggATTTCTCTGGCCTCCACGTTTTTAGGTTTTGTCAGTCCTACTATGGAATTAACACCAGTGGctctcagctccagctgcctgaAGTGATGCTCATGCTGGGCTGTTCCCACCAGGATGGTTTTTCCTACAACATAAACACAGGAGGAACATTCTGCACAACGTGAGATTTGGGATAAGAGCACATGGAGGTCTTTGAGGGCACAGAGCTCCCAGGCCAGGCCTGAAGGATTGTCCTTGGCAAAGGGAGTCAGCCACAGTGAGTGTTTGgccaaaacacttctcaaagcagTTCCAGGAGTgaaacacacacagctccaggtgtgaATCCACTCCCttgtgctgctccctgtgtcCTCATCCTTTCCCCAGTTTCCAGAAGGAATATCAAGGGTGTCTGGACCCTGCAGCAGCGACAAGGTCAGTGTCTCCTAAAAGTTGGTCACCAAGGCCTGTTGTTCTCATACTGGGATGAAATCCCATTCCTGGGACTGCTCTCCTACGAAACAAGCAAGGTGTTGTTCCCAAACCTACTTGTCCCGATGTCCTTCCGGATGGTCACGCAGTGTTTGTCCTCCTTGGCACACATGGAAATGGTCAAACAGTCCTTGTTGGACTCCTGTTCTTGGCAGGTGTAGCACATGAATGGATAAACTGgggcaaaaaaccaaaaaaacaggaaaaaagcacaTTACAAGGTTTAAAGGCTACAAAAACCCCACTGCAGAGATCTCCATTTCCCTCCTTACAGCCTGAGGAATGTTTCTGTGGGAATGACCAGTGGCTTTCTTTATCTCCTGACCCGTGGCAGCAGCACTAAATCCCTCTCTGTCTCCTCTGGCTCAGGCTGAGAAGTGTTATCGATCTGTTTGCAatccctgggagcaggagaTGTGAGCAGAATTCAAGGATTTGGGGGCTTTCATGAAGGAGATTATTGCTGAGCCATAGCAGCTCGGTCCTGAGGGCTCAGCCACGGGAATTGCCAATTACTGCTCAGGGTTTctcctgggcagggcttggcagGGAGAATTTAAAGATGCCCGTAGCGTTT
This genomic window from Zonotrichia albicollis isolate bZonAlb1 chromosome 1, bZonAlb1.hap1, whole genome shotgun sequence contains:
- the LOC102069742 gene encoding lymphocyte antigen 6E, coding for MRTPLVTLLAAVLCVEQVYPFMCYTCQEQESNKDCLTISMCAKEDKHCVTIRKDIGTKPNKPKYVISKMCSPTCPETGQQQIQSSQNVSCCEKPLCNVNGVSSRQSSHGMMSLGVLASVTYIFTYRL